The nucleotide window ATGTTTATTTGATAATTTGATATAGAATATCTGGTAATGTTCTTGTCAAACTAGTATGCCCCTGCAGTTACTGGATCCACAAGTGTAATCAATTGGTATGTAATGCAGACCATAGAATCCTGGAAATTCAGGATCCTGCGAAAGgattcaagaaaacaatagaaaaggAAAAACGAACAACAGTAGACAAAAAAATCTGGAGTGAGGAAAGAACTAGACAACAACGAGAGCAGAATTAATTGCTAGTAGGTCCTATACTTATGACTTTAGCACTATAAAGCCAATCAAAGAGAAGTAAACAGCTCAAAGAATACATTCATAAGTcaagttttaaaattttgttttatttttatttttgtgtaagAGCCAAAAAGATGGTTAATTTATCGACAAGTGCAACCATCATGATTACTTATAGTTTTTAATAAAGACACAATCACCCAATAAACTGCTATTCTTTATTTAGCAAAGTTTATTTCAACTATTAAAGCATCAAGTGGTTCGTCCATATTGCTTAAGCACTGTTGCAGCTCAATACTTTGGCATGATATGCGGTGGTGGGTGATCTTGACATACTACTTAAGCTTTATGGTCATGTGGAAATTTCTCCTAATGACTTTCATTGTGTTAAACTGATTGGAGTAGTGTAATTAATGGGCTTCCTGTCGTCCCAAGGAAGTAGTTTAGCTCCTTCCTTATTTGGATCAGGTAGTTCCTGCACAAAGTGCTGATTTATCTTTGTATTGTTTCTAGATATTTGGACCAGAAAGCAGTGGAAAGACCACTCTAGCACTCCATGCAATTGCAGAGGTGCAGTTATAGTTTTCTCAACTTTCGTCTGGAATCTTTAGTTTCTGGTTACTGAATACTGGCTTCTTTCTTCTCTGGACCAACATTTAGCTTTTTAATGGTAATATGCAGAAACTTGGAGGAAATGCTATGCTTGTTGATGCAGAACATGCTTTTGATCCAGCATATTCAAAAGCACTGGGAGTAGATGTAGAAAATCTGATTGTCTGTCAGCCTGATCATGGAGAAATGGCACTTGAGAGtaatatttcttttcttgtctgcATGTTTGTGgggatttttttctttctttttcttctggaaAATGCTTGTTTGCGGGAACTTATGCCATTATCTTATCTGTGTTGATTCTGTCTCGGCACTCACTCCACGAGCAGAGATTGAAGTAACCTTCTCTTTATCTTGTAGTTATAAATTTTAGATATGCAATTTCACATATCTCACTTTCTGATCTTGCTACGTATAGGGTgacttaatatttttaaatcaaataagatATAAggtaaaaaggtcgtacccagtgcacaaggctcccgctttacgcagggtctgggagaggtgaatgtcggctagccttacccccatttatggagaggctgctcccaagtctcgaacccgagacctaccgctcatgggcgaaggcacttgccatcgcaccaagtgcgacctctaaatAAGATATAAggtagtttcaattaattttgtttatatCTTCTCTTTTGTGGATGGTACATACTTGAATTCATTGAAACAAGATTGAGTGCATATGTCTAAGGAACTGAGTTTGAGCATTAAAGTTTTGACATATTGATGATGACATATATCTGGATCCATTGCAATAAATGATATTGAGTACCTTGGTCTAAGCTGCTGAGCCTGCGTCAATCATTTTTCAAATGTATATGATTGTAATTGTTTCTCAGTTTGCTTTATTAGTTGTTATTTCCCTAATCACAATTATTTGACTTTTAATTGACCAATTCCTTCATTTTGCAAGATTGGTGCATATTATGGGAATCCAGAAGTGACATCTGGAGGAATTGCATTAAAATTCTTTGCCTCAGTTCGGCTTGAAATACGTTCTACAGGGA belongs to Malus sylvestris chromosome 17, drMalSylv7.2, whole genome shotgun sequence and includes:
- the LOC126612507 gene encoding DNA repair protein recA homolog 1, chloroplastic-like isoform X1 is translated as MNDINGSFGKGSVTRLGSAGGALVETFPSGCLTLDLALGGGLPTGRIVEIFGPESSGKTTLALHAIAEKLGGNAMLVDAEHAFDPAYSKALGVDVENLIVCQPDHGEMALENWCILWESRSDIWRNCIKILCLSSA
- the LOC126612507 gene encoding DNA repair protein recA homolog 1, chloroplastic-like isoform X2 is translated as MNDINGSFGKGSVTRLGSAGGALVETFPSGCLTLDLALGGGLPTGRIVEIFGPESSGKTTLALHAIAEKLGGNAMLVDAEHAFDPAYSKALGVDVENLIVCQPDHGEMALER